In the genome of Plasmodium yoelii strain 17X genome assembly, chromosome: 14, one region contains:
- a CDS encoding ubiquitin-activating enzyme E1, putative, with amino-acid sequence MQSNNPLKKQRTYEDIDLKDIEKKRNDESSIRLENMEEYKIDANLYSRQLGTYGFELMNKLIKMNVLIINVKGVGLECAKNLILSGPKSVCIYDNEICEMSDVGVNFYITENHVENKICRSNAVLSNLKELNNYVHVYNYTGNLNNVKFIEQFDVVVCCDAKDSDIIKYNNLVRSIENKNIAFLSCNIYGLCGYIFNDFGNNFICYDKDGENVKSCNISKIVKDVEGIVSFDFDKSLPFQNGDYVKFTNVEGMNEINGKIYQIKNLKKYSFTIGDTSKFGDYIKGGECTQIKTNLKLNFKPYEYIKNKPLFSLSDNNSDQLNNINIVANQKGEQIIFEETKFPTSFIISDYSKLESSNYLHYAIQGLKWYETEYNCLPENYQNDEFEKIYKKACDLNNKDKEDKQSWSVEKLDKNIIINVAKYSKSHISPIASFFGGLLAQEIIKFTGKYMPIHQLLYMDFFECINMNDDENINDKKKLNCKNDNIISIFGKKFQDKLNKLNIFLVGSGALGCEFAKLFSLLDMCTIESNGSLVITDNDNIEVSNLNRQFLFRREHIEKSKSLVASNAIKNKNKNINVISYVTKVGQENEHIFNEQFWSKQDFIINALDNIIARQYVDNKCVWYSKPLFESGTLGTKGNVQIIIPHMTQSYNDSYDPPEDSIPLCTLKHFPYDIVHTIEYARDIFQGLFYNVPLSIQQFLNNKNEYIKKIQDEGNNASLLENLENVLNTLKEIIKENNNFNFCIKKAVHLFHSNFINQISQLLYSFPLDYKLSTGEFFWVGQKKPPQIINFDINNIYVQEYLVSTSNLYAQVYNIPTCYDIKYILDVASQIKVEPFSPKNVKVNIDEQNLNNISISYTQDNKLIQDYCNELLNIQTDSLKVSPIEFDKDEISGLHVNFIYAFANLRAMNYKITTCDKLKTKMVAGKIIPALSTTTSIITGLVGIEILKYVNYSDSIQKYVKLNDQEKKNEKDILSYFKNAFINTALPLFIFSEPMPPLKIKDKEYDELMKGPVKAIPNGFTTWDKIEISIKNGTIKDLVDHINEKFNIDVNLISVGNACLYNCYLPAHNKERLNKPIHEIYEQISKQSLPNDKNYIVVEASCSDQDLVDVLIPSIKFIYK; translated from the exons atgcaaAGCAATAACCCCTTG AAAAAACAAAGAACCTACGAAGATATCGACCTTAaagatattgaaaaaaagaGAAACGACGAAAGCTCGATAAGGTTAGAAAACATGGAAGAATACAAAATAGATGCTAATTTATATTCTAGACAGTTGGGTACATATGGTTTTGAGCTAatgaataaattaataaaaatgaatgttTTGATAATAAATGTTAAAGGGGTTGGTTTGGAATGtgcaaaaaatttaattttatctgGGCCCAAATCTGTttgtatatatgataatgAAATATGTGAAATGAGTGATGTTGgtgtaaatttttatataactgAAAATCatgttgaaaataaaatttgcaGAAGCAATGCAGTTTTATCTAATTTAAAAGAACTAAATAATTATGTACATGTTTATAACTATACAggaaatttaaataatgttaaATTTATAGAACAATTTGATGTTGTTGTTTGCTGTGATGCAAAAGATTcagatataataaaatataataatttagtaAGAagtatagaaaataaaaatatagcttTTTTAAGTTGTAATATATATGGCTTATgtggatatatatttaatgattttggcaataattttatatgttaTGATAAAGATGGTGAAAATGTCAAATCATGTAATATAAGTAAAATAGTTAAAGATGTTGAGGGTATTGTATCTTTTGATTTTGATAAAAGTTTACCATTTCAAAATGGAGATTACGTAAAATTTACAAATGTAGAAGGAATGAATGaaataaatggaaaaatatatcaaattaaaaatttaaaaaaatattcatttacAATTGGTGATACATCTAAATTTGGTGATTATATAAAAGGTGGAGAATGTACACAAATAAAAACGAAtctaaaattaaattttaaaccatatgaatatattaaaaataaaccattattttctttatctgATAATAATTCAGatcaattaaataatataaatattgttgCTAATCAAAAAGGTGAACAAATTATATTTGAAGAAACAAAATTTCCAACAAGTTTTATAATTTCAGATTATTCAAAATTAGAATCAAGtaattatttacattatGCTATTCAAGGGTTAAAATGGTACGAAACAGAATATAATTGCTTACCtgaaaattatcaaaatgatgaatttgaaaaaatatataaaaaagcaTGTGAtctaaataataaagataaagAAGATAAACAATCATGGTCTGTCGAAAaattagataaaaatataattataaatgttGCAAAATATAGTAAATCACATATATCACCAATTGCTTCATTTTTTGGAGGTTTATTAGCTCaggaaattataaaatttacagGAAAATATATGCCAATACATCAATTATTATACATGGATTTTTTTGAATGTATTAATATGAATGATGacgaaaatataaatgataaaaaaaaattaaattgtaaaaatgataatattatttcaatatttggaaaaaaatttcaagataaattaaataaattaaatattttcttaGTCGGATCAGGAGCATTAGGATGTGAATttgcaaaattattttcattacttGATATGTGTACAATTGAAAGTAATGGTTCTTTAGTTATTAcagataatgataatatagaAGTTTCAAATTTAAATCGccaatttttatttagaaGAGAACATATTGAAAAATCAAAATCGCTAGTTGCATCTAATgcaatcaaaaataaaaataaaaatataaatgttatttCTTATGTTACAAAAGTAGGACAAGAAAatgaacatatatttaatgagcAATTTTGGTCAAAACAagattttataattaatgcTTTAGATAATATAATAGCTAGACAATATGTTGATAATAAATGTGTATGGTATTCTAAACCATTATTTGAATCAGGAACATTAGGAACAAAAGGTAATgtacaaattattattccACATATGACTCAGTCATATAATGATAGTTATGATCCACCCGAAGATTCTATTCCTTTATGTACATTAAAACATTTTCCTTATGATATTGTTCATACTATTGAATATGCTCGAGATATATTTCAAGgattattttataatgttCCTTTAAGTATAcaacaatttttaaataataaaaatgaatatattaaaaaaatacaagatGAAGGAAATAATGCATCTTTATTagaaaatttagaaaatgttttaaatacattaaaagaaattattaaagagaataataattttaatttttgtattaaaaaagCAGTACATCTATTTCattcaaattttataaatcaaATTAgtcaattattatattcatttccTTTAGATTATAAATTATCAACTGGTGAATTTTTTTGGGTTGGACAAAAAAAACCAccacaaattataaattttgatataaataatatatatgttcaaGAATATTTAGTTAGTACATCTAACTTATATGCacaagtatataatatacctaCTTGTtatgatattaaatatattttagatGTAGCTAGCCAAATAAAAGTAGAACCATTTTCtccaaaaaatgttaaagtTAATATTGATGAACAAAATctaaataatatatctatCTCATATACACaagataataaattaatacaaGACTATTGTAacgaattattaaatatacaaaCAGATTCATTAAAAGTATCTCCTATTGAATTTGATAAAGATGAAATATCAGGATTGCatgttaattttatttatgcaTTTGCTAACTTAAGAGCtatgaattataaaataactacatgtgataaattaaaaacaaaaatggtAGCTGGAAAAATTATACCTGCATTATCTACTACTACATCTATTATTACTGGTCTCGTTGGTATCGAAATATTAAAGTATGTAAATTATTCTGATTCTATtcaaaaatatgttaaactAAATGATcaagaaaagaaaaatgaaaaagatatTCTCTcctattttaaaaatgcaTTTATTAACACCGCATTgccattatttattttctcgGAACCAATGCCACCCTTGAAAATCAAAGATAAGGAATATGACGAACTTATGAAAGGTCCTGTAAAGGCCATACCAAATGGGTTCACAACATGGGACAAAATTGAAATATCGATAA AAAACGGAACCATAAAAGATCTAGTAGACCATATAAACGAAAAATTTAACATAGATGTGAATCTAATATCTGTTGGAAATGCATGTCTATATAACTGTTATTTGCCAGCACATAATAAAGAAAGATTAAATAAACCTATTCatgaaatatatgaacaaataAGTAAACAATCTCTTCCTAATGATAAGAATTATATTGTTGTAGAGGCAAGTTGTAGTGATCAAGATCTTGTAGATGTGCTCATCCCatcaataaaatttatttataaataa